CTATCCCCTCCTCATGAGGGGCGCAGGGTTTCAAGTCAAAATGGGAAAAACATTCCTGGCGACGTTCCAATCCGCTTCATAGCAAAAAGCACCCACCGTCCGGGTCCTCACCCCAGCGCTCGTCCAAGACGCCCGCCGATGGAACCCGTAGAAGATGTCCTCTACGGAACGGTAAGTCTCCCCCCTCAACCGCGGCCCTTGGCGCCAGGCAGCAAATTCACACGGCCCAGTTCGCCGGCATGCTGGGCAAATACATCGAGTACCCCTTCGACACAGTCAAGGTGCGCCTCCAGAGCCAGCCGGACCAGCTGCCCCTCCGCTACGCAGGCCCGTTCGACTGCTTCCGCCAGTTCCTCAAGTCCCACGGCGCGCTAGGCCTGTACCACGGCATCAGCGTGCCGCTggtcggcgccgccctcgagACCAGCAGCCTGTTCGCCCTGGAAAGCGCAGGCCGCGAGGTGCTGTACGCGTGCGGGCTGGCGTCCCGAGGCGAgcggctgccgctgcccgCGCTCCTGGCCACGGGCGCCTTCGCGGGCGCCCTCGCCTCCTTCGTCCTCAACCCCGTCGAGCTGGTCAAGTGCCGGATCCAGGCGCcggccgacgccgccgcgggGCCCCTCGGCGTCATCCGGGACGTGTTCCGCCACGGGGGCCTGCTCGGCTTCTGGCGCGGCCAGGTGGGCACGCTGATCAGGGagacgggcggcggcgcggcttGGTTCGGCGCCAAGGAG
The DNA window shown above is from Metarhizium brunneum chromosome 1, complete sequence and carries:
- the arg-13_0 gene encoding Amino-acid transporter arg-13, translating into MEPVEDVLYGTFAGMLGKYIEYPFDTVKVRLQSQPDQLPLRYAGPFDCFRQFLKSHGALGLYHGISVPLVGAALETSSLFALESAGREVLYACGLASRGERLPLPALLATGAFAGALASFVLNPVELVKCRIQAPADAAAGPLGVIRDVFRHGGLLGFWRGQVGTLIRETGGGAAWFGAKEAVTAAFYARAQQSAASPSQREDILRRPLPLWQQAVAGASAGVSYNLLFFPADTIKSRVQTRAGGGLRVVEERQLTFWREGLALWRGYGLRGLYRGCGITCLRSAPSSAFIFMSFDGLKRVFPLH